Genomic DNA from Mycobacterium stomatepiae:
CTGCGCGATCGTTATTTCGGCGAGAGCTTCGCCGATCTGGACGCGCTGCTGGCTGCCGCCTACGACCAACTCATCGACGAGGAAGTCAGCGTTTGCCGTGTCGCGATCGACGCCACCAGTGGGGCCTCGGAAGGGGCGCGGGCGATGATCGATGCGATCAGCCGCGCGCTGGACGGTAAGCCCGGCCACGCGCGCATCAAGCTTCGCGAGGTGTTTGCGGGCGGGCCCATCGTTGCGGTCCAACGCGAGGTAGGGCTTCGCAAACTGGCCCAGCTCGTCGCCGATTTGTTGCCGGCGGCGGGCGGCGTCGACGACCGCAGACGGTTGTTGCTCGGCGTCGGGGTGGTGGCCGCAGCCGACGCGTACTTACTCGCCTGGCTGGACGGTGAATTAAAGGTGACGCGTGAAGAAGTGGTCGACCTCGTGACGCAAGTATTCGATTCGCTGGCGGCCGACATGGTGGTCAGCCCGTCGGGATAGCAGTCAGATGGCCGTCGACTTGCAGCAGGGCGTGGGCTTTCAGCGTCGACTTGGGCGCAGCTAGGGTATTCACCGGCGCGTGTTGTCCACGGTGTGCCAGTATCCCTGGTCCGCGATCGCGCCAGTGGCGGTTGCAAACGCTCGTCAGTAACCGATCGACGCCAGGCAGGAACCGCGTGGTTCTTGGTAGTACCCCAGCGCCATCAGGTTCAGCATGTAGACGACGCGCAAACCGTGGTCGAAACACCATCGCAAAAGCTCCGCGTTGCGCAACGGAACAAGAAATCCATTCCAGGAGAACGCGTTTGCGTCGGCGATCAACGCCATCAGATCTTCGTTGCTCACGGCAACAGAGTGGCCGGTGAAACCGACGTCGGTCGTGTACGCGGTGATCTGGCCGTCGCGTTCGACGACCTTTGCCGATCCGTGCGCGATCGCATCGCGCAGTTCGCCACTGCGGTCGTGGCCGTGCACCTGTAGACAGAGTTTGTCGCAGTCGGCCAAATCCGCTTCGTGGGCCGCGCGCACGTCGAATCCGCTGATCTGCATCGACAGGGGTTTGCCTTGGATTGCGGCGAGGGGTTCACGGACCTGGAAGCCGAGCTTGGTGTAAAGGCTCATCGAACGGTTGTGATATGCGACCTGTACCAGCCGCACTCCCAATGCCTGCTGCTCGGCGCTTCGGTCCAGCACGGCCTGCATCAAGGCGCGGCCGACGCCGCTGTCCTGGACATCGGTGGCCACGCTGACCGGGCCCACGCCGAAGATTGCCGAACGTTCGTCGAGAAAATTGCTACCAACGACCCGATCGTCGGATTCGGCTACGACGCTGAAGTATCCGGGGTGCGGCTGTAACGCCGCGACGAGATCATGGGCTTGCTGCACCGAGCGGAAATCCGACGGAAAGTTGTGCCGGGCAGCGATCGCGTTGAAAGCCTTGTAGCAGATGCGCGCGCCCTCGTTGGCGTCCGCCTGCGTCATGGGGCGTATGCGGGTCATCTGGTGTCCTTTATCCGTCGCCAGCACTAACGACGTAGCCTACCTAGTTGACCGGCAGCTAAACACCCTGCGGCTGAAAGGCTTACGCTTCCAGTAAGGAGCGAGTGTCTTTCAGGGAAGCGAAAACACAAGGGGGAGAGCCCGGTACGTGAGGAGGTGCCTAA
This window encodes:
- a CDS encoding TetR/AcrR family transcriptional regulator, encoding MRDYDGKTATERVAERRARLVDAGIELFGEQGYAGTSIRAVLRQAGLRDRYFGESFADLDALLAAAYDQLIDEEVSVCRVAIDATSGASEGARAMIDAISRALDGKPGHARIKLREVFAGGPIVAVQREVGLRKLAQLVADLLPAAGGVDDRRRLLLGVGVVAAADAYLLAWLDGELKVTREEVVDLVTQVFDSLAADMVVSPSG
- a CDS encoding GNAT family N-acetyltransferase, whose amino-acid sequence is MTRIRPMTQADANEGARICYKAFNAIAARHNFPSDFRSVQQAHDLVAALQPHPGYFSVVAESDDRVVGSNFLDERSAIFGVGPVSVATDVQDSGVGRALMQAVLDRSAEQQALGVRLVQVAYHNRSMSLYTKLGFQVREPLAAIQGKPLSMQISGFDVRAAHEADLADCDKLCLQVHGHDRSGELRDAIAHGSAKVVERDGQITAYTTDVGFTGHSVAVSNEDLMALIADANAFSWNGFLVPLRNAELLRWCFDHGLRVVYMLNLMALGYYQEPRGSCLASIGY